A window of Chthoniobacterales bacterium genomic DNA:
CGCCGTCCGCACGGAACTTTGCGCGCCTACCGCGGACAACAGCGCTTAAGCGGCACGGAAATCCTCGACCTGCCCGGACGTCAGGACATCACTGCCGACGTGAATTTTGACGATCTGCGGCAATGGGCGCGGGAACTCCGCTGGAGAACCGGCGAAATGAAACCTCTCGAAGATTTCGCGCCAGGCGCACCTGGAGCGCAGGCGTTCCGCTCGTTGATTTTCTCGCGCGACTAAACGCCTGCCGCCTGCTCGCCGAGTTCGCGGCGGATAAAGGTGCGGTTAATCGCGTTGAGGTAAGCGCGGGCGCTGGCTTCGACGACATCGGTGCTTGCGCCTTTGCCGGTGATGAGCCGTCCGTCGCCGAAATCGACCTTGAGCGTCACCTCTCCGAGCGCATCGTGGCCTTGGGTGACAGCCTGCACATTGTATTCCACAAGGTTGCCGGAACGTCCGGCCACGGCATCGATGGCGCGCATGGCGGCATCGACTGCACCATTGCCATCGGCCTCGGCCTGCTTGGGCGCCCCCCCCCGCACGAGCGAAACTTTGGCGTGCGGCTTTTTGCCCGACGCGACCGACACCTCGAGGCTTTCCAGCTGCCAGCCCTCCGACTGCGGCATCATGGAGTCATCGACGATGGCGGAAAGGTCATCGTCATAGACGAATTTCTTTTTGTCCCCGATGTCCTTGAAACGCGTGAAGACGGCACCGATTTCGGCGTCGCTCAATTTGTAGCCGAGGTGCTCGAGACGCGCGGCCATGGCGTGGCGTCCGCTGTGCTTGGTCAGCGGCAACTCCGTGCCGCCCCAACCCACCTCGACCGGGTCCATGATCTCGTAGGTCTCGCGCATCTTGAGCATTCCGTCCTGATGGATGCCGGAGCTGTGCGCGAATGCGTTCTCGCCCACGATGGCTTTGCTGCGCTGCACGTGCAATCCGCTCATGCGGCTGACGATGCGCGACGTTTTCAAAATCTCGCGCGTGTTCACATCCGTGCGCAACTTGCCGAAGACATCGGCCCGCGTCTTGAGCGCCATGATCACCTCTTCCAGGGCGACATTGCCGGCGCGTTCGCCGATGCCGTTGATTGTGCCTTCCACCTGGCGCGCGCCGTTTTGCACGGCGGCCAGCGAGTTGGCCACGGCAAGACCGAGGTCATTGTGGCAATGCACGCTGATGATGGCATCGTCGATGTTGCGGACATTGTCCCTCAGATACTTGATCAATGCTCCGAACTGCTCCGGCACGGCAAACCCGACGGTGTCGGGGATGTTGACCGTCGTGGCACCCGCCGCGATGGCGGTCTCGACAACCTGCGCGAGAAACTCGGGCTCGGTGCGCGACGCATCTTCCGGCGAAAACTCGACATCCTTGTTGTGCGACTTGGCCAGCTTCACGCCCTCGGCGGCAAGACGGAGGATTTCTTCGTGCGCTTTCTTGAGCTTGTGTTCGCGGTGGATTTTCGAGGTGGCGAGAAAAACATGGATGCGTCCGCGTTCGCCGGCGGGTTTGACCGCGGCAGCGGCCGCCTCGATGTCTTTCGTGACGCAGCGCGCGAGGCCGGCGATCACCGGCCCCTTCACCTCCGTGGCAATCCGCTGCACGGCCTCGAAGTCGCCCTCGCTGATCACAGGGAAGCCGGCCTCGATCACGTCCACGTTGAGCCTGGCGAGCTGGCGGGCCACCTCGAGCTTTTCGCGCAAATTCATCGAAGCGCCGGGGCATTGCTCCCCATCGCGCAGCGTGGTGTCGAAGATAATGACTTTGTCGGACATGGGCCCATATTATTAACAGCAAACCGCGCTGAGGGAAACTTGTTGTCACCGACGGCACCCTGCGCGTTAAAGTAAACGGGTGAAGATCGAAAACCTCATCCGTCTGCTGGCCGGCACCGTCGTTCTGGCCGGAACTGCCCTCGGCGCCTTCGTCAACCCTTGGTGGCTGCTTTTACCCGCCTTCGCGGGTTTGAATCTCATTCAATCGGTATTCACCGGATTTTGTCCCCCGAGCATTGTGCTCAGAAAGCTCGGATGGCTCGATGACAGCGGAATGATCCGCCCGGGCAGAACACGCTAAGTCGAAAATTTGGGGGTTACCTTAGCAACGCTCTTAGCGCACAGCGTCAAGGAGAACGCCAGCATTCTTACACGTCATTCGGTGGGTGGACGCGGCAGTCGATCTCCCGGACCTTCGCGACGGCTGTATGTTTCCTTGCGTCCGTCGGGAAACTCGAAGGTCACTGTTCCATCCTTGTTCACGGTGTAGACGATCCTCCGCTCGGGGCCGTTTTCTTCGTAAGTAAGTTCACTGCGGTTGCCTTCGCGAACGAAGTTAGTGATGCGCGCGCCGCGCAGGGGTTGCAACGCAGGACGCACGGGCCGGGCCCGCGGCTGCGGATCCACCTGGCCCTCGCGCTCGTTCACCTCGCCGTGGAACGCACCGATGACGTAGGGATATTTTTCCGACGCGTGGTAGTGGTAGCCAAGAGCCACGGTCGAATGGCCGCCGGCAGAATCGAGGCCCGAAGGCGTTGATCCATCCGGTTCCGCCAGTCCGTAAATCGGATAACCATCCAGCGCGAAGGCGATCGGTTTGCCGCGTCCGACTATCTCCTGCAAATGAAGCGGTGCGATGTGGTAGTGGTAATCGTCGGCGCGGCCGCAATGCCCGCCCCACTTGTCGAGTTCTCCGATCTCGTAGGAGAGCTCACCGCGGTTGTTCTGCGGGTTGAAGATCGGCACGCCGTTGACAGCGAGTGCGATGGCTCCGCGCAGGAAACGGTTCTCGACGGATATCGGTGTCGCGGCCGGAATGGGAGAGAGCGGGATCTGCCAGGCGTTGGCACCCGTGTAGTCCTGCGGCAGCGGCACTTGTTGTTGCCACGCGGTGATACCTGTCATCATGCCGTGTGCGGGAAGTCCGTCGCTCTCGACGAAAAGGAACTTGTCGTCCCAGCGCACTTTGACAGCGGGGGCGAAGGGCGCAAACGAGGCGGCTTGGGGCGGTGCAACAGACGTGATTTGCCCTGCTTCGCCATGTGCGCCCGCGGTGACGAACGCACTTGGATCATGCGCCCGCGCGGTGGAAAATATCAGCACGAAACAAACAAGGACTCTGCCAGGGGCGAATGGCGTGCGGTTTGCTGTTGGCGATGTTCTCATAGTGCGGAGGCGGGTCTTTCGTAGGTCACGCGCAGGGTCGCGCTACCCAAACTTTGTCCTTTCATCGCATCGAGTAGAACTTCCCTCGTTACTTCGTGAGCAGGTTTGTCGATGCCGATCATGGAGGAAAGCGCGTAGACGGTGATGACATAAGTTTTCGGTCCGGGCCCCTTCGAGTGCGGCGGCTCGTAGCCTTGGCGCCCCCGGAATCCAATGCCAACCATACCGGGTGCTTTGCCGTTCTTCTCCAAGCAGGTCACATCCGGAGGAATGTTCCAAATATTCCAATAACTTTTCACGGCGTCGGGCGCCTGGTGATCCATGATCAGGGCGAAGCTTTTCGTGCCGGACGGGGCACCCCTCCATTCGAGCGGAGGCGAAAAACCGCTGCCGTCGCCGGTGCACTCGGCGGGCAACTTGCCGCCGTCGGCGAAATCGGGACTGCTCACGACAAACAACCCATTGGAGGGCGGAACGGGCGATGCAGATGTGGCGCGTTCCGGTCTGCCTCCCCCGCGCGCGGGGGCCGCGGGATCGTAAGCCGGGTTGGGCTCGGTCGGACGCGGTGCCCAGAGCGAACTTTGCCATGCGTGCAGTTTGTCTCGCAATTCCTTGGCGCGCCCGGGTTCTGAAGCCGCGAGGTTCTGCAACTCGCCCGGATCACGCGAAAGATCGTAAAGCTCGCTCTGTCCCGACTCGAAAAATTCCAAAAGCTTCCAATCGCCGGAACGAATCGCGCTGCAGGGAGTTATCGGACCCGAATAAACAGGAAAGTGCCAGAACAGGTCGCGCGTGATGCTCTTTTCTTTGCCGCTAAGCAGCGGCACCAGACTCTTTCCATCGACGGGCATCGACGCGTCGGCACGGAGCCCGGCCCATTCCAGCACGGTCGGAAAAAAGTCCATGCTGAGCACCGGTGTTTCAATTTTTTGTCCGGCGGCGATGCCCGGACCGCTCAAGATGGCCGGAACGCGCAAACCGCCTTGGTAGAGCGTGCCCTTTCCTCCGCGCAATGGCGCAACCGCTTGGCGCACGCCTCCGTTGTCCGAGGTGAAGATGACATACGTGCGATCGGACAAACCCCAATGCTCAAGCCCAGCGAGCAGCCGGCCGATATTGGCATCCATAGCCTCGACTGTCGCGCAAAGGTCAGGCTCCGCTACGCTTCGACGCTGGCGGTATTTGTCGAGCAATTCGGGTTTCGGATCGAACGGCCCGTGCACATCGTGGAAGGCCAGATAAAGAAAAAACGGACGGTCTTTCTCGCGCTTGATCCAATCGAGCGCCGCATCGGTGAGCGCGTCGGAGGTGTAAACTCCGTCTTCGCGATGATAGGCCTCTTTGGCGAACCCCAGATCCGTCGGCTCGACGAAAAGATCGAATCCTTGACCGGTGGGAGCGGAAGGCCCGCTGCGTCCGCGTCCGAGGTTCCACATACCGAACAGGGCCGAGGTGTAGCCCGCCGATTTGAGCGCCTCGGCCAAGGTCACCGTGCCGTCCGGCAAATCGGGGCGCGTCTCGGTCGCGAGGATCTTGTGATGCGGCGATCCCGGCGCATGGCGCGGATCGACGACATTGTAAACTCCGTGCCGCGGCGTGTATTGGCCGGTGAGCAGCGAAGCCCGTGTCGGTGCGCAGGTCGGTGCGCTTGCGCATGCTTGCGTGAATACCGCACCGCTGCGCGCGAGCGCATCAAGGTGCGGCGTATCGACGTTCGTGTTGCCGCAGAAACGCGCGTCGTTCCAACCCATGTCATCGGCGAGGATGATGATGAAGTTGGGGCGCTCCCCCGTCGCACCCCGCGAGGAGCAGGCGAGAAGAAAAATCAGCGCGACCGGCGCGACAATGCGACGCAACGACAGAGGAGAATGGCAGCGGCTACTCATCGGCGGACGGTCGATCGAGTGCCGCCCCCGGCGCGGCGCCCTCCTGCGGCGCGTGCCTTCGCCCGCGGCCGCCCTCTCCACCTTGACCTCGACCGCCTTTGCCTCCCGCACCTTTCATTCTCCACGAACCAAGATTTTTTTTGAGGTCGGAAGTCATCCGTGTCACGCGCTCTGCATCCTGCATGGCCAAGTTGCGGGTTTCGCCCGGATCATCCGCGAGGTTGTAAAGCTCTGCTGGCCCGTCGGGCGACACGATCAATTTCCACGGCGGTTCAAACCACGCCATACTTTTGCTGCCGACGGCGAAGGGGGCCCGAGCCGCCATTCCATCCGCGGCGATCAAGGCAGGCCACATATTCACCCCGTCAAACGCCTTGGCCGGTTGCGGTTTTATACCCGCCGCCGCGGCCAATGTCGGCCAGACATCACCGGCCCACATCCATCCTGCGAATTCGCTGCCGGCGCGGATCGCCGGGGGGTAGCGCAAGGCCGCCGCGGAACGCACGCCTCCCTCGTAAGCCTCCCCTTTGAATCCGCGCAAGGGCGCATTGCTTCCCCCGCGGCCTTCCTGCGCGCCGTTATCGCAGAAGAAGAGAACGATCGTCGAATCGGCAATCTTTTGTTCGTCCAAAGTGTCGAGCACGCGCCCGATGGCGCGGTCCATCGCTTCGACCACAGCATGATAAGCGCCGCCTCGCCCGGCAACTGTCGCGGGCGGTTGCAGCGGGCCGTGCGCCGCGTTGAAAGCAAGATGCAGCAAGAAGGGTTTGTCCGGGTCGCGCTTCTTGATGAGGGAAATCGCCTCATCGGCGAGCAGCTCGGTGGAATATCCTTTTTCCACGACCGCTTGGCCATTGCGCCACCAATCCGGTTTGCCGTTCGCGGGATTCACATGGGCGAAATAATCCACGGCACCGGCGAGAAATCCGTAGAAATGGTCGAAGCCGCGCGAATCAGGATGATATTCGCGTCCGATCAACATGTTGTCGTCGGATCCGCCGAGATGCCATTTGCCGCACATCCACGTCTGGTATCCGGCCGCGCGGAAATCCTCGGGAAAAATCCGGTAATCGAGCGGCAAACCCGAGCGGTTGTTGACACCTGTGCGCGGACAAAACTGCCCCGTGAGGAACGACGCCCGAGTCAGACTGCAAATCGGGTTCACATAAAATCGATCCAACCGTGCGCCGGCCGCGGCGAGCTTGTCGATATTCGGGGTCTTGATCGAAGACCCGTGGAATCCAACGTCGTTCCAACCGATGTCGTCACCCGCGATCGTGATGATGTTCGGACGCTGAGCGGCCGGCGAATCGGAAGCCATCGCCGCGCGGCAGAAAAAGAGAAGAAACGAAACGAATACGATGAAAATTCCCCGTGGCACAAAATATTCAACCCCGCGCCTCGCCACTTGTTGCGAGCCAAAATGCTCGGGGAGAAGCGGAAAGAGTCTTCAACCAATTTCGGCAAACACCGCACCACCCAAAAGTCGCGGGCCTTCGTAGAGCGCGCATATTTGGCCGGGCGCGAGAGCGCGTTGGGGTTCGGAAAAAACAACTTCCGCCGCGTTGGCGCCGCGACGACTGAAATCAATGGCGGCACGCGGGGCGCGGTAGCGGGGGCGCGCTTCGATGCGGGCTTGCGCCGGAAGCTCCGGTCCAGCCGCGCTCAAGTTGGTAAGGATCGCACGTGTGGCATAAAGGCCCTCGGTGTCGGGACGGTCGTAGCCGATGACGAGTTCGTTGGTCGCGACGCGCTTCTCCACTACGACATAAGCAGTCTCGGGCTCGGCCGAGGCGACGCGGATGCCGCGGCGTTGTCCGAGCGTGTAATTGTGCAGTCCGCGATGCTCGCCGAGGACCTGGCCGCTGAGATCGACGATCGGGCCGGGCTTTTCCGGAAGATATTCTTTCAAAAAGTCCTGCATGCGCACCTTGCCGATGAAGCAGATGCCCTGGCTGTCCTTCTTGGACGCCGTGACGAGACCGGCAGTGGCGGCCTTGGCACGCACTTCGCTTTTGAGCAACTCGCCGACGGGAAACCACGCGCGCGCGATTTGCTCCGGCCGCAACATCGCAAGAAAATAGGATTGGTCCTTGCCCGGATCACGTCCCTCAAAAATGCACCGGGCATCGCCAGGACCATCCGCGATGCGCGCGTAATGCCCCGTGCCGATGCCGTCGAACCCTTCGCGCAACGCGAGATCGAGGAAAACACCGAACTTTATTTCGCGGTTGCAATATACGTCGGGATTCGGTGTCACACCCTCGGCGTAGCCTTTGAGCAAATAGTCAACCACGCGCTCGCGATAGTCCCCGATGAGATTCACCACACGGAAAGGTATGCCGAGTTTTTCCGCCACGGCACGCGCGTCGGCCACGTCCTGCTCCCACGGGCACTGACCGAGCGGATCCCACTCGGCCATCCAATTCTTCATGTAGGCGCCTTCGATCTCGTGCCCCTGCTCCTTGAGCAAAAGCGCGGCCACGGAGCTGTCCACCCCGCCCGACATGGCGACAAGAATCCGGGCCATGACGGAATCAGCGCGCCGCACGAACCGCGGCGGCAACGGCTTTAACGCGATCGAGATCGACCGGACCCGACCAGTGACCGCTCTTTTTCAATGCGGAACCCACGATAACAGCGTCGGCATGTTGCAACATTGTGGCCGCGTTTTCCGCGGTCACCCCGGAACCCACGATCACCGGCAATTCGGTCGCGCCGTGCGCCGACAAAAGATCTGCCTCCGAGGTTTCGCGACCCGTGGCTGCACCGGTGACGACCACCGCATCGGCTCCGAAAAATTCGGCGGCTTTCACTGTTTCAGCAAGGCTGACATCGGCGGTCATCGCGTGCGAGGCATGCTTCTTCTTTACATCAGTCCAGATGGCGATGCGCTCGGCGCCGATTTGCTTGCGGTAGCGCAGCAGCGGACCCGCGCAGGCGTCCATCCACCCCTCGTCGGCCACGTGGCCGAAGACGAATCCCTCGGCGCGGATGAAATCCATCCCGGCGACCAAAGCGACAGCCAGCGCCTCCTCGTTGGCGCCGGCCAAGATCTGCACACCACAGGGCAGATCAATTGCGTCTTGGATCGCACGGCAAACTGCGGTCATGGAAGCGATGACTTCCGGCCCGACCTCGCGCAGCAGGTAGGGAAGGTCATGCATGTTCTCAACGAGGATGGCGTCGCAACCACCCTCGGCCAGCGCCCACGTCTCCTGCACCGCCGCGCGGACCAGTTCGTCGACCGTTTGCGACGCCCGCGGTGTGCCGGGCAACGCCCCGACATGGACCATGCCAATGAGGGCTTTGGGCGGGAGTGTGACGGAGGCCATAAGAGTGAAGATTTTTTATTCTGGGGGGTTTCGACCCTCGGCCGCGAACAATTCGCGCAGAAAATACAAATCTCCCTGATCTTTGGGCCGCATCGAGCGACTTTTCATGCGCCATAGGAGGTCGGGGTTGGCGAAGGGAATTTTCACACCATCGAGTTCGCGCACATGGACGTGACCCTTCGCTTCCTCGTAGCTGATGCCGCTGGCTTTGGCCATGAGATCGACCAGAACTTCATCGGCAACACGAACCACCGTGAACTTTTCGACATCACCTGCGTCGAGTTCCCGCACCGCGCCATCCGGAAGCGTGGCCAGCGCCTCAAAAACTTTCACTTCGTTGTCGGCAGCAGAGTCAACGAGCAAGTCGATGTCGCCGGTAGTGCGGGAATAACCAGCCTCAATGACAGCAAATCCACCAACCACGACATATTTGGCCCCCAAACGGTTTAGCTCGCGGCAGAGGCTGACTACGTCCTCTTGTTGCGGAGGTCGCGGGATCAGCTCCGGGGCCTCGTCATGTAGTGCATCATCCATGCATCGGCCTCTTCGAAGGAGCGGAATTTGAAAACGCCCTTGGGAAAACGGGGAAACCCGGCCTCCTCGCGGATCCGGGCCAGCGACTTCTGGAGGCCGAGCCCGTAGACCAGAGAATCCTTGATCTTCCGCCGGCCCACGGTCTTGCCGATTTTTTCGTCGATGTTCACCACTGGATCCATGGATTCAGATTAAACTGGCGAATGCAGCGTGACAACCACCCTCATGAACGCTTCAAACGTGACACGTTCCGAACCCAGTAAAAAATTTTCCTTAAGAAATCCCGCCGTGAAGCGTTGACTCGGCAGAAACCGCATGTCCCCGGAAGAAATCATCACTGGTGCGCTGGACCGCTACGAGCGGCCGCTGATCAGCTATGCGAAGGAGATCACGGGTGATCTGGAGTCGGCGCGCGATGCGGTGCAGGAAACCTTCCTCCGACTAAGCCGGCAGGATGTGGCCAAGCTGGAACCCCGTTTGAGACCGTGGCTTTTCTTGGTCTGCCGAAACTGCGCTTTGGATCATCGGCGCAAGATTTTGAAGTTCAGTGCCGATCCTATCGAGGACAACGACCAAGCTAGTGATGATCCGGCTCCCGATATCCGGGTCATCGCTAACGAGGAAGGAAACCGGCTGCGAGAGTTGGTGGCGGGCTTGCCGCTCCAACAAAGGGAATTAGTGAAACTGAAATTCGAAGCGGGCCTCAGCTACAGGGAAATGGCCGAGGCGCTCAAAACCAGCGTGTCAACCGTTGGCGTGCAACTGCATGAGGCGATGCTGACGCTTCGGCGCCAATGGAACCGCGGAACCACGGAGACAGCGGCATCATGAACGATCCACGCATCACAGCCTATGCTCTCGGCGAGCTCGAGGGACGCGAACGCGAGCAATTCGAGCGCGAGTTGGCCCAGTCTGCGCAAATGCAAGAGGAACTGGCCACAGTCACGCAACTCACGGAGTCCCTCGGGAAATTGCCCGGAAATCAGGAAGAATTGGAGAGCGTCCAGCGAGCCACCCTGATCGCACGCTGCAAACAAAACCAGCAGGCACGGCAACGCCATAAGAAAATCGTGCGCGAGATCTTTCGATTCACACTCGGCGCCGCTGCAGCAATCGTGGCTCTTCCGGTTGGGTTTCTCCTCATTCTGTTGGCGCTGGCGCAATTTGGCGTTTTTATACCGATAGGAAGTTTTGGTCCCGGTCCGTGGGCGAATGCCTCATACTACCCCGGCCAAGATGAGCGGGGCACAGTGGACCAAATGGCACATGCCCAGCCGGAGCGTCTTGTCGCGCAGGCCGAGCTACTGGCAGCCAACGGGGTCGTGGTCAGCCCAGCATCGGAAATGTTCACTAACATGACCATTACTGTGACCAACATCTGCATCACTGACACTTTTGTAAGTGAGGAAGCGCAACAGGCTCCCTCCCCCAGAAGCGACGCTCTAATTGCCGGTGCCGATCCGTCATCTCCGAGGGTTATGAGGCAACGTGCCC
This region includes:
- a CDS encoding DUF2892 domain-containing protein — translated: MKIENLIRLLAGTVVLAGTALGAFVNPWWLLLPAFAGLNLIQSVFTGFCPPSIVLRKLGWLDDSGMIRPGRTR
- a CDS encoding BtpA/SgcQ family protein, whose amino-acid sequence is MASVTLPPKALIGMVHVGALPGTPRASQTVDELVRAAVQETWALAEGGCDAILVENMHDLPYLLREVGPEVIASMTAVCRAIQDAIDLPCGVQILAGANEEALAVALVAGMDFIRAEGFVFGHVADEGWMDACAGPLLRYRKQIGAERIAIWTDVKKKHASHAMTADVSLAETVKAAEFFGADAVVVTGAATGRETSEADLLSAHGATELPVIVGSGVTAENAATMLQHADAVIVGSALKKSGHWSGPVDLDRVKAVAAAVRAAR
- a CDS encoding YHYH protein produces the protein MRTSPTANRTPFAPGRVLVCFVLIFSTARAHDPSAFVTAGAHGEAGQITSVAPPQAASFAPFAPAVKVRWDDKFLFVESDGLPAHGMMTGITAWQQQVPLPQDYTGANAWQIPLSPIPAATPISVENRFLRGAIALAVNGVPIFNPQNNRGELSYEIGELDKWGGHCGRADDYHYHIAPLHLQEIVGRGKPIAFALDGYPIYGLAEPDGSTPSGLDSAGGHSTVALGYHYHASEKYPYVIGAFHGEVNEREGQVDPQPRARPVRPALQPLRGARITNFVREGNRSELTYEENGPERRIVYTVNKDGTVTFEFPDGRKETYSRREGPGDRLPRPPTE
- a CDS encoding sigma-70 family RNA polymerase sigma factor; the encoded protein is MSPEEIITGALDRYERPLISYAKEITGDLESARDAVQETFLRLSRQDVAKLEPRLRPWLFLVCRNCALDHRRKILKFSADPIEDNDQASDDPAPDIRVIANEEGNRLRELVAGLPLQQRELVKLKFEAGLSYREMAEALKTSVSTVGVQLHEAMLTLRRQWNRGTTETAAS
- a CDS encoding arylsulfatase yields the protein MPRGIFIVFVSFLLFFCRAAMASDSPAAQRPNIITIAGDDIGWNDVGFHGSSIKTPNIDKLAAAGARLDRFYVNPICSLTRASFLTGQFCPRTGVNNRSGLPLDYRIFPEDFRAAGYQTWMCGKWHLGGSDDNMLIGREYHPDSRGFDHFYGFLAGAVDYFAHVNPANGKPDWWRNGQAVVEKGYSTELLADEAISLIKKRDPDKPFLLHLAFNAAHGPLQPPATVAGRGGAYHAVVEAMDRAIGRVLDTLDEQKIADSTIVLFFCDNGAQEGRGGSNAPLRGFKGEAYEGGVRSAAALRYPPAIRAGSEFAGWMWAGDVWPTLAAAAGIKPQPAKAFDGVNMWPALIAADGMAARAPFAVGSKSMAWFEPPWKLIVSPDGPAELYNLADDPGETRNLAMQDAERVTRMTSDLKKNLGSWRMKGAGGKGGRGQGGEGGRGRRHAPQEGAAPGAALDRPSADE
- a CDS encoding DUF4976 domain-containing protein, whose product is MSSRCHSPLSLRRIVAPVALIFLLACSSRGATGERPNFIIILADDMGWNDARFCGNTNVDTPHLDALARSGAVFTQACASAPTCAPTRASLLTGQYTPRHGVYNVVDPRHAPGSPHHKILATETRPDLPDGTVTLAEALKSAGYTSALFGMWNLGRGRSGPSAPTGQGFDLFVEPTDLGFAKEAYHREDGVYTSDALTDAALDWIKREKDRPFFLYLAFHDVHGPFDPKPELLDKYRQRRSVAEPDLCATVEAMDANIGRLLAGLEHWGLSDRTYVIFTSDNGGVRQAVAPLRGGKGTLYQGGLRVPAILSGPGIAAGQKIETPVLSMDFFPTVLEWAGLRADASMPVDGKSLVPLLSGKEKSITRDLFWHFPVYSGPITPCSAIRSGDWKLLEFFESGQSELYDLSRDPGELQNLAASEPGRAKELRDKLHAWQSSLWAPRPTEPNPAYDPAAPARGGGRPERATSASPVPPSNGLFVVSSPDFADGGKLPAECTGDGSGFSPPLEWRGAPSGTKSFALIMDHQAPDAVKSYWNIWNIPPDVTCLEKNGKAPGMVGIGFRGRQGYEPPHSKGPGPKTYVITVYALSSMIGIDKPAHEVTREVLLDAMKGQSLGSATLRVTYERPASAL
- a CDS encoding 2-isopropylmalate synthase → MSDKVIIFDTTLRDGEQCPGASMNLREKLEVARQLARLNVDVIEAGFPVISEGDFEAVQRIATEVKGPVIAGLARCVTKDIEAAAAAVKPAGERGRIHVFLATSKIHREHKLKKAHEEILRLAAEGVKLAKSHNKDVEFSPEDASRTEPEFLAQVVETAIAAGATTVNIPDTVGFAVPEQFGALIKYLRDNVRNIDDAIISVHCHNDLGLAVANSLAAVQNGARQVEGTINGIGERAGNVALEEVIMALKTRADVFGKLRTDVNTREILKTSRIVSRMSGLHVQRSKAIVGENAFAHSSGIHQDGMLKMRETYEIMDPVEVGWGGTELPLTKHSGRHAMAARLEHLGYKLSDAEIGAVFTRFKDIGDKKKFVYDDDLSAIVDDSMMPQSEGWQLESLEVSVASGKKPHAKVSLVRGGAPKQAEADGNGAVDAAMRAIDAVAGRSGNLVEYNVQAVTQGHDALGEVTLKVDFGDGRLITGKGASTDVVEASARAYLNAINRTFIRRELGEQAAGV
- the mnmA gene encoding tRNA 2-thiouridine(34) synthase MnmA, which codes for MARILVAMSGGVDSSVAALLLKEQGHEIEGAYMKNWMAEWDPLGQCPWEQDVADARAVAEKLGIPFRVVNLIGDYRERVVDYLLKGYAEGVTPNPDVYCNREIKFGVFLDLALREGFDGIGTGHYARIADGPGDARCIFEGRDPGKDQSYFLAMLRPEQIARAWFPVGELLKSEVRAKAATAGLVTASKKDSQGICFIGKVRMQDFLKEYLPEKPGPIVDLSGQVLGEHRGLHNYTLGQRRGIRVASAEPETAYVVVEKRVATNELVIGYDRPDTEGLYATRAILTNLSAAGPELPAQARIEARPRYRAPRAAIDFSRRGANAAEVVFSEPQRALAPGQICALYEGPRLLGGAVFAEIG